In the Gossypium raimondii isolate GPD5lz chromosome 9, ASM2569854v1, whole genome shotgun sequence genome, one interval contains:
- the LOC105797359 gene encoding uncharacterized protein LOC105797359, whose translation MEKGFLDKVEDNAAVQTWSETTQHEKGDSLAEGYVSELWDFTRVSVTQNNLQELKEIWDRWNDEIKQLFYSSYGDLPYLLDVKVDKRLFRALAQFWNSAYCCFTFGSVDLVPTVEEYTALLRCSKIQVDKAYSRAANVLTFLKKLVNITGMSEQWVAGRIKQKGDSKCIPWKNLRDLIQVHPDTKKRVDVFALSIYDLVVFPKALGHIDEAVTDLFDRFDKGVTPVPAILAETFRSLNECRRVGEGRFIGCAQLLLAWFHSHFRKVDKFSYRVFSETYSPLKEIVEIPMQDGALEERWIAILLNLQEEDIEWRAPWLLSDEILYRCGDFDWVPLLGIWGAIGYAPLLVLRQYRSRQYRSRQFIPTTQGLAQSEFSYKCDGYKKKIREMTNAWRQTRRLKRLSVGPSMTPEYVSWLGRRVNDNIPVPG comes from the coding sequence atggaaaaagggtttcttgataaggtggaagataatGCGGCTGTCCAAACTTGGTCTGAGACAACACAACATgagaaaggtgatagtttggccgAAGGATATGTATCAGAGTTGTGGGACTTCACTCGTGTTAGTGTGACTCAGAATAACCTACAGGAACTAAAGGAAATCTGGGACCGGTGGAATGATGAGATTAAGCAACTCTTCTACTCTAGCTATGGAGACCTACCTTACTTGCTCGACGTAAAGGTGGATAAGCGCCTGTTCCGTGCCTTAGCCCAATTTTGGAATTCGGCTTATTGTTGTTTCACCTTTGGAAGTGTTGATTTAGTGCCTACAGTGGAGGAATACACGGCATTGCTTCGTTGTTCAAAAATTCAAGTGGACAAAGCCTATTCAAGAGCTGCTAATGTTCTAACCTTTTTGAAGAAGTTGGTGAATATAActgggatgagtgagcaatgggtcGCAGGACGAATCAAACAGAAGGGAGATAGCAAATGTATTCCTTGGAAGAATCTGAGAGATTTAATTCAAGTACATCCAGACACAAAGAAGAGGGTTGATGTTTTTGCTTTGAGCATCTACGACCTAGTTGTCTTTCCCAAAGCCTTGGGACATATCGATGAAGCAGTCACTGATCTTTTCGATCGATTTGATAAAGGAGTCACACCGGTTCCAGCAATTTTAGCAGAAACTTTCAGGTCACTGAACGAATGCCGAAGAGTAGGTGAAGGAAGATTCATTGGATGTGCGCAGCTTCTCTTggcatggtttcacagtcatTTCAGGAAGgttgataaattttcatatcGAGTTTTTTCTGAAACTTATTCGCCCTTAAAGGAAATAGTGGAAATACCGATGCAAGATGGGGCCTTAGAAGAAAGATGGATTGCAATTCTTCTGAATCTTCAAGAGGAGGAcattgagtggagagctccttggttgctGTCAGATGAGATATTGTATAGATGTGGAGATTTCGATTGGGTTCCTctacttgggatttggggagctatTGGTTATGCACCGTTACTGGTATTGAGGCAGTATAGATCGAGGCAGTATAGATCGAGGCAGTTCATACCTACAACCCAAGGATTAGCTCAAAGTGAGTTCTCGTATAAGTGTGATGGTTACAAGAAAAAGATTCGAGAAATGACAAATGCTTGGAGGCAGACTCGTCGATTGAAGAGATTGTCAGTAGGTCCGTCGATGACTCCTGAATATGTCAGTTGGCTGGGTAGGAGGGTCAATGATAATATACCTGTACCAGGTTAA
- the LOC128032495 gene encoding uncharacterized protein LOC128032495: MVPSELEIIKQDFERRNSELEKKLGQMEEEKMSLKLDVDVQKLETEGLRKEKRKAEEDLNSLKMDYKRLRMSMRTAGLGKTSEQWCQEVQEEKVKADRWEKRFQEAQKQNKSFERSLSESQNEKDELKARVAELEAILQDYEARIEHLEANEDPQNEQLHYLQDQVARRDHIMGEAVVQIQGVAEHLQTLAVQADVLSVKYESESDQGQKLASLLREIKVLSFTPPHERAQAEYPQISSSPSCLSNFELERVKEELPRQLEERCKWLDEKFKAMEVTESYRGIDAKELSLVPDLVLPHKFKMPEFKKYNGTTCPEAHITMFCRRMAGYGQHPSGIIS; the protein is encoded by the exons ATGGTCCCTTCTGAGCTAGAAATTATAAAgcaagattttgaaagaagaaactCTGAGCTTGAGAAGAAGCTAGGGCAAATGGAAGAGGAAAAGATGAGTCTGAAGCTGGATGTGGATGTTCAAAAGCTGGAAACCGAAGGCCTGAGGAAAGAAAAGCGCAAAGCTGAAGAGGATTTGAATAGCTTGAAGATGGATTATAAGAGGCTACGTATGTCAATGAGAACTGCTGGATTGGGAAAAACCTCAGAGCAGTGGTGTCAAGAAGTTCAAGAAGAAAAGGTCAAGGCTGATAGGTGGGAAAAGAGATTTCAGGAGGCTCAAAAGCAAAATAAGTCCTTTGAGAGGAGTTTGTCTGAAAGCCAGAACGAAAAGGATGAATTAAAAGCTAGGGTGGCCGAACTGGAGGCAATATTACAAGACTATGAAGCCAGAATTGAACATCTGGAAGCAAATGAAGATCCTCAAAATGAACAGCTTCACTATCTCCAGGATCAAGTTGCAAGAAGGGATCACATCATGGGAGAAGCTGTGGTTCAGATTCAAGGGGTAGCTGAGCACTTGCAGACTTTGGCAGTACAAGCTGATGTACtaagtgtgaagtatgaatcgGAATCAGATCAGGGGCAGAAGTTGGCATCATTACTTAGGGAGATTAAGGTTCTAA gtttcacccctccacatgAGCGAGCTCAAGCTGAATACCCGCAAATCTCATCGTCACCATCATGCCTCAGCAATTTCGAGCTG gAAAGAGTGAAGGAGGAGTTACCGAGACAGTTAGAGGAGAGATGCAAGTGGCTCGATGAGAAGTTCAAGGCGATGGAAGTTACTGAAAGTTATCGAGGCATTGACGCaaaagagctgagtttagtgCCAGATCTAGTActccctcataagtttaagatgcctgaattcAAGAAGTACAATGGGACGACTTGCCCAgaggctcatatcaccatgttctgcaggcgaatggcTGGATAC gggcagcatccaagtggtataATCAGTTGA